The genomic region CAACATTTTATGCGCAACGGAATCGAGTCATCTGCTCACGACCTTACGGTCAGTTCGTTCAGACGAGGCGATCAATTCCTCTTCATTTCATGCACTTCAGATGGGAAGATGCACACAGAAGGCGAGATCACAGGACTAAGTATCGAAGTCACTTCGCCAGATTGCCAGTTTTTTACGCTGTCCGAAAAGTGATTTCAATTGCTTGAGTTGTGTACATTGATGGTTCATAATTTAACCATCGCACAGCTCATGAACACCTTATTGCTCACAGGCGCCATCATCGCCAACATCCTTACCAACATCGGTTTTAAATATTCCGCACTCAACGAAGCCATTCCTGCCAAAAAATGGGGCTTTCTCGCCCTTGGGCTCGTCTTCGGCCTCATTAATTCCGTGCTCTTTACCGAATCGTTGCGCTTCGTTTCCTTGCAAGTGGCCAGCACGGTTTTCTTCTCGCTGACCATTGTGGGGCTTTATGGCGTTTCGGTGTTCTGGTTCGATGAGCCGATCACACTCCTCCGATTAGTAGGTGCGGGCGTGGTTACCGTTGGGGTGATTATGATGTCTATTTAGAACTTCACTTACTTTGAGAACCTAAACAGTCAGCCATGTCTCCAACCAAAAAACTCCTCCTCTTCGTCCTTCTTACCATCATCGGCTTCGCCCTTTACACTTTCATCTCCACTGGTTTTTTCAGAAGTGTGGAGAATGACTTCAATGGACAAACCGTGCTGGAAATTCCGATAAAAGGAGCAGAAGACATTACCATAAGCGCGGCAGACAGCTTTGCCATTGTTTCGGCCACAGCCCGTTTGGCCTTTCCGCCCAGCGAGCAGGAACATGGTGGTCTGTATTACATGGAATTGAAGAGCGGGAACTTCGTTCTTACCCACTTGACACCCGATTTTGGGAAGGATTTTGCACCTCATGGCATTTCCATGTTCAAGCGCGATAGCGTCTATACCATTGCGGTTGTCAACCACATGATGGACGAACATTCCATCGAGATCTTTACGCTTGTCGGCAAGAAACTGACGCACATCCGCACCGAAAAATCAACCAAATTGGTGAGTCCCAACGATGTTGTGCTGCTGGATGAAAACCGTTTTTACGTAACCAACGACCACGGCAATGCCCACGGCTTTGGCCGTTTGCTGGAAGATTATGGCAATTGGGCAGCATCAAACGTGCTCTATTTTGACGGGCAGCAATTTACCGAAGCTGCCGAGGGCATTTCCTTTGCCAACGGCATCAACTTCGACCCCAAGCGCAACTTGGTGTTTGTGGCTTCGCCCCGAAGGTTCCTGATCAAGGTTTATGCGAAGGCCGATGACAATTCGCTCTCTTTCGTAGAAGACATTCCGTGTGGAACGGGTGTAGATAATATTGAATTCGACAACGAAGGAAATCTCTGGGTTGGTTGCCATCCCAACCTCTTGCGTTTTACGGCTTACGCCACAGGCAAAAAGGAAACTTCGCCATCCGAAGTATTGAAGATCGCGTATCGAGGCAAAGGCGATTACACGGTAGAAAGCATGTATACTAATGATGGTTCGCAGGTATCGGCCACTTCGGTAGCTGCACCATTTGGCAATCTGCTTTTTGTGGGAAATGTGAAAGATGACGAGATGCTGATTCTGAAGCGAGACAACTAAGCCTTCCTGATGTCTATCAAGGCTGTTTTTCCTAGAATTTTACTCTTTGCTTTGGTAGGAGCAGTGGTGGCCACGCTTTGCGATGCCAACCATGTTTTTACCGAAACGCTCAGTTATCCGAAGCCCTTTTTGTTCGGACAAGCATGGTTTGTGTTTCCCGGGTTTGTGGTCGCATTCTCCTTTATGGGATTGAATTACATCTATGCACCCTTCTTTTTCCCCAAAGCTGCCACCAGCACCCAAAGCACCAGTGCAGGAAGCCTTCCGGTCTTTGCCGATAGCCTCATTCTTTTTATGATGGTTTACCTCATGAGCGGATTCGGAAATGATGAACCCGTAATGCTTTCTATCATCTTTTATGCAAGTTTTCTGCTGCGGTGGCTCTTCACCTACGAACGCTTTTTCATCCTGCTTTTTGCCATTCTTTTGGGAATTGGCGGCATGGTGGTGGAAGGAGCAATGACACAGATTGATCTGGTGCATTATCGCCAACCGGAGATTTTTGGCGTTCCGTTTTGGCTCGGTGGCGTGTACATGCACGGAGCCTTGGCCCTCAGAGAAGGAATGCGCTATTTCGTTTATTCTAAAGGATAATTTTCATGAAAGACATCAGCCTTTACATCATGGCCGGATTTTACATCTACGCTGGGGTCAATCACTTCCGAATGCCCAAATTCTACCTGCACATGATGCCGCCATTTATTCCGTGGCACGAAATGGTGAATAAATTGAGCGGTGCGATTGAGATCTTTCTCGGACTGCTGTTGTTCTGCCCTGCCTATTCTACCTACGCAGCATGGGGAATCATTGCTTTGCTGATTGCTGTTTTCCCTGCCAACATCTACCATCTTACCTCGGCCAAACCGAATGGTAAATTTCCCATTTGGGGATTGTGGTTAAGGCTGCCTTTTCAAGCGGTATTTATCGCATGGGCGTGGTGGCATACGTTTTAACTTCGCATTGCCGAACTTAAAAAATGCTGACTGACAAGCCACTTGTAGATAAGAACTATCTGCTACAGAAATTCTCTGGGAAGGGCGGCTGGACCTATGCTGCCATTCCGGAAGTGCCAAAGAACCCACACACGCCTTTTGGTTGGGTTCGGGTACGAGGTAGTATTGACGGCTTTCGATTGGAAAAATGTAAACTCCAGCCAATGGGCAACGGTCAGTTGTTTTTGCCAGTTAACGCTACCATTCGCAAGAAAATAGGAAAGGAAGCCGGTGATACGGTGCATATCATCCTTTTTGAGGAAGAAATATCGGAACAGATTCGTCTGGAATTGCGATTGTGTTTAGAGAATGAGCCAGAGGAAATACGAGACACTTTCTACCATTTGAGCGATTTCCTGCAGGACAATTACTTAGGTTGGTTGCAGGATGCTAAAACCGAAGAGGAAAAAGCCAATCGGATTCTTAAACTGATTGAGGAATTGGCCACCTATTGATCAGAATATTCGATCTTGTAGTTGATCGGGCCGTTTTTCTTAAGCATTGCTGCAACACCGCAGTACTTTTCGAACGAAAGCGAGATGGCTTTTTCAACTTTTTCATGATCCAGGTCGTTTCCTCCAACTATGTAGATCAACGTGATATCAGAAAAAACCTTGGGATGCTCTTCCGTTAATTGCGTCTCTGCTTTCATCTCAAAATGTGTGAAATCCACGCGCATTTTTCGAAACAACGAAACAACATCCATTCCTGTACAACCGGTTAGTCCGGCAAGCACCAATTCCTTGGGGCTTGGTCCAGAATCATCTCCCATTTCAGGGGTTGTATCCATTCGCACCGTATGATTCCCTAGATGGCTATCAAATGCCATCTTATCCTTCCAAACTGTGTTCACTTTATATTCCATGTCGTTTTGTTTTGATTATTCCGTTCTCATACAATTCTATGGCATCCGTTAGCACAGAATGTATAACTGCAATTGGCAGATCATCATTCGGATTGACTCTCAGAATCTTCATTCGCTTTCTATCTCCTGTTTCCAACTGCGGATGGTCAAGGTGTTTTCCTTCCACCATCAGAAAATAGGGTTCATTCAGTTTCTTGTCTTTCCACAGATAGCAAAACACTTTGCCGCCATACGTGAAGCAAGGTGAGCCATATTTCAGTGTTTCTTCTATCCTCTTGTCAACTTTCAATATGATGTTTCTCATCGCTAGAAAGCAAGATCGATTCGGTTCTGGTTGAGACAAATAAAACTGCTGAAGTTTTTCCATTAGCTAGAACGCGCCTTTCTTCTCAAGGAAGTACTCCCACATCTGAAGAAACTTCTCCGAAGAACGTTTAATCGGTTCAAGGTCAACGCCTTCTTTCTCCAGCAGGCGCCAATGCGATTCCAGCAATCCGGGATGCGCCAAGCCTTGCAGTTCGATGGCTTCGTAGGTACTGTCAGGGTTTGCTTGATAGCAACCTTCTTCTCCGTATCGTGGATGATGATGATTGAGCCATCCGTTAAAATCAGTCTGAAATCCGATGGAAAGATTCGCGACTTCTTCCTCCGAAAGATGCTGTTCCAAAAATGCTTTCACTTCCAAGTAAGTGAACTTATAACTGTCAATTGAGCCATCACAATACCTTTCTAAGGCATCAATCTTGGCCTGATAATCCGCTCTCGACTTATACGGTCTGCAACTCTCGCCACTCACAGGCAGCGAAATAAAACCATTGTTGGCGTACACTTTAAGCACATCTTCTTCCTCCATTCCGCGTGGCTGGTTCTGAATGGGTTTGAACATATCATGTGTTACCAAAGGCGGAATGTGCTTTTCTTCCATCAGCGCCAACGCGTCTTTCCGCGTGTTGTCGCTCATGTGGGTAATGTCGGTCATGATGCCTGCATTGGCCAGCCACAGAATGGCATTCCTGCCTTTCTCGGTCAGTCTTCGGTTCTTCTCCTTTTTAAACAGACTTGAGAGGTTCAGAAATTTCAGTGCAAACACAGGCTGATTGGCTGCTGCGCCATACTTGCTGTCTACCAAATGCACCAAGGTGATGAATGCCACGCCCTGTTCAGCCCAAAAATTGGCGTCTTCCTGCGAATTGATCAAGCGTTTTCCGCCTTCAATGGAATGAATGATGATGGTTTTGTCTGTTGCATGAACAAGCTCGCGAGCTTCCTTTGGCGTGCGTGCCACCGCGAAATCTTCCGAATTGGCTGCCACAAAATCATTCACATACTTGATCTGCTTCATGATCACCTTACGGCCGCGCTTAGCAGAAGCGATATTCTCTTGGGTCAACGCCCCAACGCAAAGAATGCGCGCGCCTTTATTCTTGCGCAAGTAGTTGGCATAATTCACATTGGTGAACTGGTGTTTCCAACTCAGGTCAGGCGGATTTGCTTCATCAAATATTTCCAATCCATCCCCAAAAAAGGAATACGGAACGTGCATGCACGGATGAATCTGCAGATCGATGTATTCGTGGATTTCCTGCGCTTTCGCGGAGAAAAAGAGAAACGGGAAAAGGAAAAATTTAAGCCAGCGCATTGCAGAACAATACTAAGGTTTTAATAAATGCGCATAATTGCTTACCAGTCGAAAGAAAAAGGGCGCCCCTTTCGGAAACGCCCCCATCAACCAACCTATCCCACTTCTTCCCTACATACCAAACCCGTAATAGGCGGTCAATCCGTTGGGGTACACTCCCTCAATTAATACCCCACCGTCTTTCTTGCTCAATGCACTCATCACATCTGTTGATGATTGCACTGGTTTTCTATCCACTCTTGTAATGATGAATCCTTCCTTAATGCCTGCTCCTTTCAGTTTCCCGCTGCTGAGGTTCCGCACTTGCAATCCGCTACGAAGACCGAGTTTGGTCAATTGCTCTGAATTGAGCGGTTGTAGATCGGCTCCAAGCTGAACCATCAGGTCAGCTTCTTTAGAGATCAATTCTGTATCGCCATTTCTGTTGCGAAGCTCCACATCGAATTTGCGCAGTTCATCATCCCTCAGCACCGTGATCTGGGCCACATCGCCAGGACGATATTCCCCGATTTTCTCCTGAAGTTCAGGCACATTCTTCACTTTCACTCCATTCACGGCCACAATAATGTCCCCTTCCCTGATTCCAGCATCATGAGCCGCGCCATCTTTAGATAATCCGTTGACGTAAGCGCCTTCTGACACACTTAGACCTTTTTCAGACGCTAGTTTTCCATTCAGATCACGGATACTTACGCCAATGAAGGCCCGTTGCACCGTTCCGAATTCGAGAATATCATCCACCACTTTTCGGGCAATATTTACAGGTACTGCGAACGAATAACCAGCATAACTACCAGTTGTTGATGCAATAGCTGTGTTGATTCCAATGAGCTCTCCACGTGTGTTGACCAAGGCTCCACCACTGTTACCTGGATTGACGGCTGCATCGGTCTGAATGAAGCTTTCTATGGCTAATTCTTCTCTAAGAATATTGATGTTTCTGCCTTTGGCACTAACAATTCCAGCTGTAACGGTTGAGTTCAAATTGAAGGGATTTCCAACTGCCAATACCCACTCGCCCACTTGCACGTTTTCCGAATTGCCGTACGGAATGTAAGCCAAACCTTCCTCATCGATTTTAAGCAATGCAAGGTCGGTGTTTGGGTCAGTGCCAAGCACTTCTGCCCTGTAGCTTCGCTGGTCGTCAAGCACAACCTCCACCTCATCGGCATTGTTCACCACGTGGTTATTCGTCAAAATGTATCCATCGCCCGAAATGATCACACCTGAACCACTACCCTGCTGCGCTTCAGGCTGCATTCCGCGGTCGAAAAAGAACTGGTAAAATGGGTTGGCGCTGGAAACTCCACTTCTGACCACTTTTGTTTTGATGTGCACCACCGAATGAATGGAATTGTTGGCCGCTTCCACAAAATTGACACTGCCTTCTGGTGCCTCCATCGGGTAGCTGACCCGCTGAACCGGAGCCGTGTAAACCTGCTCAACGATTGTTCCGTTCTTCTTTTCTAAATACGTGTAGGTTCCTACCGAAACAATTGCTCCTGTAAGGGCCGCCACTATCACTCCTGTTACGTTTTTCATTGCTGCTTCGATTTTGATTTAACTTTGGATTTCTATTTCCCGTTGCCGAGAGGTTTCAAAATTAACGCCACCAAAATCTGATCGTTGTATCCAGTTTTCTAAAAAATGTTAATCCCATTTAGCAAATACCACGGCACAGGCAACGACTTTGTGATGATAGACAATCGCGAACTCGGCCTAGAACTTTCACAAACTCAAATTGCGCAACTCTGCAATCGAAGATTCGGAATTGGTGCCGATGGCCTCATTCTACTTGAAGTTGAAGAACGGATAGTGCGCATGGTTTATTTCAACTCTGATGGCGCGCCAAGCAGCATGTGTGGAAATGGAGGCCGTTGCTTCGTGGATTTTGCCCAGAATCTGAATGTGCTTCGCGACAGCGGCTCTTTCATGGCAGTTGATGGTTTGCATGATTTCAAAATGGAGCATGAGCTCGTCAGTTTGAAAATGGGTGATGTTTCTTCAATTGAAGCAATCGGTGATGCGGTTTATCTTGACACCGGATCTCCGCATTACGTAACCATGGTTGATGAAGTGCTTGACATTGATCTGATTTCTGATGCACGAAAAGTGCGCTACAATGATCGCTTCGCGGAGAAAGGCACCAACGTCAATTTTGTGGAAATGATGGATGGAACGGCCCACATCCGAACTTACGAGCGTGGCGTAGAAGACGAAACGCTTTCGTGCGGAACTGGAGCCACAGCTTGTGCCATTGCTATGCATCATTTGGGCAACGTGTCTGAAACAGATGTTCCGATAAAAGTGTTGGGCGGAAAACTGAGCATTTCCTTCAAGCTGCAGGCCAATGGTTCGTACACCGACATTTGGCTTACTGGCCCAAGCAAGCACGTTTTTGACGGAACAATCGAATTGCACGCATGATACGTGTTGCTACATCGCGGGCGGGTCATCTTGAGTGGTTCCGATGTCAATCGGAATTGTATCGAAAGGTGTGCGCGGGGTTCTCGATACGATCTTCGTCCCTCAGATCACTCGAACTGACCAGTGCTTAAATGAAATACGAACTTTTAAAAGGTGAAAAAGTGACCTTGCGCGAAATGCGCGATGACGACCTTGAGCTCATATACGATTGGGAAAACCGTTCGGAATTATGGTATTTGGGCGATGTGCACGAACCGCTGACCGAAGCTGAAATCTCCAATTTCATCAATCATTCCTCAGGAGATATTTATACAGACGGTCAGCTGCGATTGATGATTGACGCTGATAATCGAACTGTAGGTTGCATCGATCTATTCGAGTTCGATAAATTCAACCTTCGAGCTGGCGTGGGCATTCTTATTGCAGAACCTGAAGACCGAAAAAAAGGCAGCGCAAAAGAAGCGCTCGATCTTATAACGAATTACTGCTTTGATGTGCTGAATCTGAGGCAATTGTACTGCCACATAACCATTGACAACAAGGCAAGTTTGCAGTTATTCATAACGTGTGGATTTGAACAATCGGGCACCAATCGCGATTGGGTAAAAAAGGGAAATGCATTTATTGACGCAATGTTTATGCAGAAGCTAAATGGCTAAGAAAAAGAGTTCTAAAAAAAGCGGTTCTTGGAAAAAACCTCTTGCCATCGTTGTGGTTATTCTGATGTGTCTTGGAGGTGCTTCAGCGTGGGAAATGTATTCCATCATTTATGGCTCTAATGTGGGTCTTAGCACGGATAAGGTGTATTTCTACATTCCCACTGGCTCAAAGTTTCAGGATGTTTCAAACGCGTTGGTCGAGCAGGGATTCATAGAAAGCCAAGCCACATTTGATTGGGTCTCAGAACAGAAAAAATACAAGCTCAACGTGAGAGCAGGTTGTTATCGACTAAAGAATGGAATGAGCAATAACGAACTGGTCAATATGTTGCGAGCAGGATTGCAAGAACCTGTGATGGTCACATTCAATAATGTGCGTTTTAAGGAAGATCTGGCCGGAAAGGTGGGTAAGTTCATTGAAGCCGACAGCACGCAGATCATCAACCTACTGAATAGCAATTCGTTCGTTTCCAAGTACGGTTTCAACACCACCACTTTCCTCACTATTTTCCTTCCAAACACCTACGAATTCTGGTGGAACACTTCCGCAGAGCAATTTCTAGAACGAATGACTTCCGAGTACAAGAAATTCTGGACAGCTGAACGGAAACAAAAAGCGAAAAACCTCGGATTGAGTCAATCTGAAGTGAGCATTTTGGCTTCGATCGTTCAAAAAGAAACCAACAAGAACGATGAGAAACCGACCGTTGCAGGCGTTTATCTCAACCGTTTGAGAAAAGGCATGTTGCTTCAGGCCGACCCGACTCTCGTTTACGCAAACCGCGATTTTGAAGCAAGACGTGTACTCAATAGCCACAAAGCGATTGACTCGCCTTACAACACCTACAAATACAAAGGGTTACCGCCCGGCCCGATTTGCCTACCGAGTATTGAAAGCATTGATGCGGTGCTCAACGCCAAATCGCACAGCTATCTTTATTTCTGCGCCAAGGCAGATAATTCCGGTTACCATTCGTTTGCCACAACCTACTCTCAGCATCTTCAGAATGCACGCGAGTTTCAGCGCGAACTGAACAGAAGAAAGGTTTACAGGTAGATTCTATCTTCGCCCAAAATCAAACACAATGGCACTCCCAATTAAATTCGGAACGGACGGTTGGCGCGCAATGATCGCCAAGGAATTCACGGTAGAAAACGTGGCACGCGTAGCGCAAGGAACGGCCACTTGGGTTATTTCGCAAAGCTTGCCAAAGGTGGCCGTTGTAGGACACGATTGCCGTTTTGGCGGACCGCTTTTTGCCGAAACCACGGCTAAGGTTTTCCTTCAGAATGGATTTGAGGTTCATGTGGCTGAAGGTCCCGTAACCACTCCAATGGTTTCGTTGGGAGCCAAAGAATTGAAAACGGGAATTGGAGTTATCATAACTGCAAGTCACAACCCGCCTGCCGATAACGGCTACAAATTGAAGGGAAACCATGGTGGACCGCTGCTAGAAGCTGACGTGAAAGCTGTGGAGAAACTTATTCCTGACAGCATAGATTTCGAATTGGATGCCATCGATTTGGACAGTTATCGTGAAAGCGGTAAACTGAAAACGGCTGAACTGGAGGATATGTACGTTCAGAAGGTTGAAGCCAATTTTGATCTGGATGCCATCCGCAATTCAAAGATGGAATTCGCCTATGATGCAATGTACGGTTCAGGGCAATTTGTGATGCGGAGATTATTTCCAGACATCACGTTACTGCACTGCGAGCACAATCCGTTGTTCGATGGCATTTCGCCAGAACCGATTTTGAAAAACCTGGGTGAGTTTGCCGATGTGATCAAAGTTTCGGGCGACATCGATTGCGGTCTGGCAACTGATGGCGATGCTGACCGAATTGCACTTTTTGATGGCGAAGGGAATTACGTGGATAGTCACCACATTCTGCTACTTCTCATTCATTATCTGCATAAAGTGAAAGGTTGGAATGGAAAGGTCGGAACGGGTTTTTCATCCACCGTAAAGATCAATCAGCTTTGCGAGAAGTACGGATTGGAATTGGAAGTGGTGAAGATCGGTTTCAAGCATTTGTGCGGAATCATGATCAAGGAAGATGTGCTTGTTGGCGGTGAAGAAAGTGGCGGCATTGCTGTAAAAGGTCATATTCCTGAACGAGATGGCATTTGGAACGGACTGATTCTTTGGGAATTCATGGCGAAGTCTGGAAAAAGCCTTCGTCAGCTTATTCAAGAAATCGATGATCTTGTCGGTGAATTCGCCTTTGAGCGTAACGATCTGCGCATAGCACAATCGCTGAAAGAAGAAATTGTAGCCAATTGCGAAGCGGGCAGATACGACCATTTCGGACCTTACAAAGTTCAGCGGATTGACGACATGGATGGTTGGAAATATTGGCTCAGCGATTCAGAATGGGTAATGATCCGCCCGTCTGGAACCGAACCTGTGCTGAGAACTTATGCCGAAGCGAAAACGAGAGAAGATGCCTTAGCTATTCTTGAGGCTTGCCGTGTTCAGATCGGGGCGTGAGAATGCTTTTCAAAATTCCTGATGCTCGTACTCTGATCAAGTCCGAACCTTTTGCTTCCACAATAGTCCAATCGACTCTTCCAAGTGCTGAACTTTCCGCATAGGTTTTGTCAGTGAGAACCATCGGAACATCTGTTTGAGCAGCAAGCGCTTTCTGAACATCTTCTGAGTAAATAACGATATGGGTAAGTCTCTTTTTAAGTGCGCTGAATTCTTCAGTCAGATCGAGTGTATCCAACATTGCTACTGATACCTTCGGCCCAACCACCAGAACCTCCACTAGATTCTTAGAGTCTGTAAGACCTGTAACGTATTCTGCCAGCTCCGTGTCCGATGGGGCTTGCTCGTGCTTAGCTGGATTTCCGCTCGTTTGAGGCACTTCTCGTCCACTGGTTTCAACAAACGCAACAGTATCACCTTTAAGTTCTATCCAAGTAAGGAAGTCTTGGTCTCGCCAAGAGCGGGTGAAAAACTCAGAATGGCTTTTTGCTAAAACCACCTTTTTCTTCGCTTTCTCTTCAACCGCCTTTTTTGTTTCTTCCGAGAAAACAATGAAAACGTCTGTTTTCTTAGTGTATTTGTTCCAAGCGCTTAGCCTACTGGAAGTACCATCGAAATGCTTTCGAATATCATCCCCAACAAATAGAACTCGGACATTTTCTGCTTCGCTCCCTATTGTACTCCTTAGCTCTTTAACGTTGATGCTGTTGTTCGGAGCTTGCGCTTGTGAGTTTAACGAAAGAGCCGAAACAAGAATTATTACACTCCAGATGTGATTCATGGTAAATGGCTTTGAGTTGGTGATTCCAAACCTAAATCATATGTATCGTTATGGAAATAGCCAAAAATGGTCAATTTAATCGTTGTTTAAAGCTCCTTCCAAGACAAATGAAACAAGAGAACAACTGGCCATAAGGATCACGAACTCAACTAAGCCAACTCAATATTTCGATCACAGTAATACCAAAATTTACGAAAATTCAAACCAATAACCGGCTCAAAACCACATCGCTGCCAAATAAATGCACGGCATACAATAAGAAACAAGCGGACCTAATCATTATCGCACCTTGTGTTCACCAAGGGCAGTAAGAATATCAGATCTATTTTCGGTTGTTAGAAAGCCACTGAAATGGTTTTCTTTTATTGCCAAAAAAGTATAGCCATCAGATAGCTCATAACTAGCGTCAAAATAATTCCCGTATTCTTCTGAGATAACGACCGTACCTTTGAAAAGCTTTTCGACCTTTTTCTTGATTTTTTTGGAAAAAACGGCCACCACATCCACTTTACCTGTCAATTCGCTACAAAAATCTTCCAAAAATCCACCTTTCAAATCGTTTGCAACAACTTTGTCGTTAATAAACAGTAATCGCACGTCAGCATCATTACCTACTAGCTGGTGGATTGTGTTCAAATCAATCGAATTATCTTTTACGCTATTCTGAGCGAAAAGCATACTCACAGTTAAGATTGAAGAGAATGTCATAAAAATTATTTTTTTCATAGCGATTAGATTGTAGTTTACACATTCAAACTTACGGACTTCTTTTCGTTTATGGAATAGTTAAAAATAGCCCATCCAATTATGTAAGCAATCAGGTCAAAGATATCGGAAGTTACAAGTAAGCAACCTTTTGGAAGATACCATTCGAAATAAACCGAATAAACTACTAGCACCGGCAAGGTGTGCGAATGAGTCAAACGATAATTCGGCCAGAAATAGCGGTACACGGCCAAACCCAAGGTGAGCACAATGGGCAAGCAAAGCAGATCATCTAAATAGCTGTGAATAACAGGAAGGAAAATCCCAAAGCCTTTTTCCAAGGTCTGATTGATTGCGGCAAGCAAGACAGCCAAAAGAAAAATCGGATTTGAAAGCGTTCGTTTCATCCTGGTGTTGTTGCTACCATCCAAAGAAAAAACCACGTAATAGCTGCGAATATGATGTGAACGACCCAAGCGGCCCTTCGAACAATTCGCATCATAAAACCATCATCTTCTCTAATTCTGAGATAGTCATTTGCAAAAGCCTCATCTGCATGCCGTTCGCGCTCTATTTTCTCATCAAGAGAACGCTGATCCAATAGCTCGTTGCAATTGCTGCAGCGGTCCGTAGGCTGTTTGTTCCATTCGGTCCAAACTCCGCAATGCGGACATTTTTTTTCAGTCTTCATTGAAAACAATTTGTTAAAAATAGCTGCCAAGATGCAGTCTTGCGAACAATTGACACATATTTGTGTTTCTGCAATTCTGTCAACCATTTAACGTTTTATGAGATTATTTATCACAGCAGTAATGCTGATTATCAGCATTGGAGTAAATGCCCAAACAGGCATCGTTAGTGGTAGAATTGCGGACGCAAAAAACAACGAACCGATTCCGTTCGCCAACGTTGTCATTCAAGGGACAACCATCGGTGC from Flavobacteriales bacterium harbors:
- a CDS encoding SMP-30/gluconolactonase/LRE family protein — translated: MSPTKKLLLFVLLTIIGFALYTFISTGFFRSVENDFNGQTVLEIPIKGAEDITISAADSFAIVSATARLAFPPSEQEHGGLYYMELKSGNFVLTHLTPDFGKDFAPHGISMFKRDSVYTIAVVNHMMDEHSIEIFTLVGKKLTHIRTEKSTKLVSPNDVVLLDENRFYVTNDHGNAHGFGRLLEDYGNWAASNVLYFDGQQFTEAAEGISFANGINFDPKRNLVFVASPRRFLIKVYAKADDNSLSFVEDIPCGTGVDNIEFDNEGNLWVGCHPNLLRFTAYATGKKETSPSEVLKIAYRGKGDYTVESMYTNDGSQVSATSVAAPFGNLLFVGNVKDDEMLILKRDN
- a CDS encoding DoxX family protein, whose product is MAGFYIYAGVNHFRMPKFYLHMMPPFIPWHEMVNKLSGAIEIFLGLLLFCPAYSTYAAWGIIALLIAVFPANIYHLTSAKPNGKFPIWGLWLRLPFQAVFIAWAWWHTF
- a CDS encoding YdeI/OmpD-associated family protein; the protein is MLTDKPLVDKNYLLQKFSGKGGWTYAAIPEVPKNPHTPFGWVRVRGSIDGFRLEKCKLQPMGNGQLFLPVNATIRKKIGKEAGDTVHIILFEEEISEQIRLELRLCLENEPEEIRDTFYHLSDFLQDNYLGWLQDAKTEEEKANRILKLIEELATY
- a CDS encoding OsmC family protein, which gives rise to MEYKVNTVWKDKMAFDSHLGNHTVRMDTTPEMGDDSGPSPKELVLAGLTGCTGMDVVSLFRKMRVDFTHFEMKAETQLTEEHPKVFSDITLIYIVGGNDLDHEKVEKAISLSFEKYCGVAAMLKKNGPINYKIEYSDQ
- a CDS encoding DUF1801 domain-containing protein is translated as MEKLQQFYLSQPEPNRSCFLAMRNIILKVDKRIEETLKYGSPCFTYGGKVFCYLWKDKKLNEPYFLMVEGKHLDHPQLETGDRKRMKILRVNPNDDLPIAVIHSVLTDAIELYENGIIKTKRHGI
- a CDS encoding dipeptidase, whose amino-acid sequence is MRWLKFFLFPFLFFSAKAQEIHEYIDLQIHPCMHVPYSFFGDGLEIFDEANPPDLSWKHQFTNVNYANYLRKNKGARILCVGALTQENIASAKRGRKVIMKQIKYVNDFVAANSEDFAVARTPKEARELVHATDKTIIIHSIEGGKRLINSQEDANFWAEQGVAFITLVHLVDSKYGAAANQPVFALKFLNLSSLFKKEKNRRLTEKGRNAILWLANAGIMTDITHMSDNTRKDALALMEEKHIPPLVTHDMFKPIQNQPRGMEEEDVLKVYANNGFISLPVSGESCRPYKSRADYQAKIDALERYCDGSIDSYKFTYLEVKAFLEQHLSEEEVANLSIGFQTDFNGWLNHHHPRYGEEGCYQANPDSTYEAIELQGLAHPGLLESHWRLLEKEGVDLEPIKRSSEKFLQMWEYFLEKKGAF
- a CDS encoding Do family serine endopeptidase encodes the protein MKNVTGVIVAALTGAIVSVGTYTYLEKKNGTIVEQVYTAPVQRVSYPMEAPEGSVNFVEAANNSIHSVVHIKTKVVRSGVSSANPFYQFFFDRGMQPEAQQGSGSGVIISGDGYILTNNHVVNNADEVEVVLDDQRSYRAEVLGTDPNTDLALLKIDEEGLAYIPYGNSENVQVGEWVLAVGNPFNLNSTVTAGIVSAKGRNINILREELAIESFIQTDAAVNPGNSGGALVNTRGELIGINTAIASTTGSYAGYSFAVPVNIARKVVDDILEFGTVQRAFIGVSIRDLNGKLASEKGLSVSEGAYVNGLSKDGAAHDAGIREGDIIVAVNGVKVKNVPELQEKIGEYRPGDVAQITVLRDDELRKFDVELRNRNGDTELISKEADLMVQLGADLQPLNSEQLTKLGLRSGLQVRNLSSGKLKGAGIKEGFIITRVDRKPVQSSTDVMSALSKKDGGVLIEGVYPNGLTAYYGFGM
- the dapF gene encoding diaminopimelate epimerase; its protein translation is MLIPFSKYHGTGNDFVMIDNRELGLELSQTQIAQLCNRRFGIGADGLILLEVEERIVRMVYFNSDGAPSSMCGNGGRCFVDFAQNLNVLRDSGSFMAVDGLHDFKMEHELVSLKMGDVSSIEAIGDAVYLDTGSPHYVTMVDEVLDIDLISDARKVRYNDRFAEKGTNVNFVEMMDGTAHIRTYERGVEDETLSCGTGATACAIAMHHLGNVSETDVPIKVLGGKLSISFKLQANGSYTDIWLTGPSKHVFDGTIELHA
- a CDS encoding GNAT family N-acetyltransferase, producing MKYELLKGEKVTLREMRDDDLELIYDWENRSELWYLGDVHEPLTEAEISNFINHSSGDIYTDGQLRLMIDADNRTVGCIDLFEFDKFNLRAGVGILIAEPEDRKKGSAKEALDLITNYCFDVLNLRQLYCHITIDNKASLQLFITCGFEQSGTNRDWVKKGNAFIDAMFMQKLNG